In Rattus norvegicus strain BN/NHsdMcwi chromosome 1, GRCr8, whole genome shotgun sequence, a genomic segment contains:
- the Lypd10 gene encoding uncharacterized protein LOC292711 isoform X2: MGACHIQYALLLSLLGFVPCSDSLTCLDGSMVKFGSNLTKEAVDWVEKLTASSDALMVMCQETLVLIDVGEQSVLLWSKGLSKLSGEIKKAQVFSSGPGIVAASYIHFCSTENCNKATSTKVLLDSLSLAGSLSIFLNIFGCLESSRNVLLNNQTSIGVMSVREILEVKSSNSLSHVLVPGTLLTWTLGLSALLSPLCAGISPLC, from the exons ATGGGAGCCTGCCACATCCAGTACGCCCTGCTCCTCTCTCTGCTGGGCTTCGTCCCCTGCTCAG ATTCTCTGACCTGTCTTGATGGATCCATGGTGAAGTTCGGCAGTAACTTGACTAAGGAAGCAGTTGACTGGGTTGAAAAGCTGACTGCATCATCAGATGCTCTAATGGTGATGTGTCAGGAGACACTGGTGCTCATAGATGTAG GTGAACAATCTGTCTTACTGTGGAGCAAAGGCCTCAGCAAGCTTTCCGGTGAGATCAAAAAAGCCCAAGTGTTTTCTTCTGGACCTGGAATAGTGGCTGCCTCTTATATCCACTTCTGTAGCACTGAAAACTGCAACAAAGCTACCAGCACCAAAGTGCTACTTGACTCCCTGTCACTTGCAG GTAGCCTCAgtatctttttaaacatttttggaTGCCTGGAGTCATCTCGCAATGTCTTATTGAACAACCAAACTTCAATCGGGGTCATGAGTGTAAGAGAAATCCTCGAGGTAAAGAGCAGCAATTCACTCTCACATGTACTTGTCCCTGGCACTCTCCTGACCTGGACTTTAGGGCTCTCAGCTCTTCTCAGCCCTTTGTGTGCAGGGATTTCTCCTCTCTGCTGA
- the Lypd10 gene encoding uncharacterized protein LOC292711 isoform X1 has product MGACHIQYALLLSLLGFVPCSDSLTCLDGSMVKFGSNLTKEAVDWVEKLTASSDALMVMCQETLVLIDVGEQSVLLWSKGLSKLSGEIKKAQVFSSGPGIVAASYIHFCSTENCNKATSTKVLLDSLSLAASSKLGTLQCPVCLHFKGSCDPKSNLVLCPVNTKCYASSMGIQGGSLSIFLNIFGCLESSRNVLLNNQTSIGVMSVREILEVKSSNSLSHVLVPGTLLTWTLGLSALLSPLCAGISPLC; this is encoded by the exons ATGGGAGCCTGCCACATCCAGTACGCCCTGCTCCTCTCTCTGCTGGGCTTCGTCCCCTGCTCAG ATTCTCTGACCTGTCTTGATGGATCCATGGTGAAGTTCGGCAGTAACTTGACTAAGGAAGCAGTTGACTGGGTTGAAAAGCTGACTGCATCATCAGATGCTCTAATGGTGATGTGTCAGGAGACACTGGTGCTCATAGATGTAG GTGAACAATCTGTCTTACTGTGGAGCAAAGGCCTCAGCAAGCTTTCCGGTGAGATCAAAAAAGCCCAAGTGTTTTCTTCTGGACCTGGAATAGTGGCTGCCTCTTATATCCACTTCTGTAGCACTGAAAACTGCAACAAAGCTACCAGCACCAAAGTGCTACTTGACTCCCTGTCACTTGCAG cctcctctaAGCTGGGAACCCTTCAGTGTCCTGTCTGCTTGCATTTTAAGGGTTCGTGCGACCCGAAGTCCAACCTTGTTCTATGCCCTGTGAACACTAAATGCTATGCCAGTTCCATGGGAATCCAGGGAG GTAGCCTCAgtatctttttaaacatttttggaTGCCTGGAGTCATCTCGCAATGTCTTATTGAACAACCAAACTTCAATCGGGGTCATGAGTGTAAGAGAAATCCTCGAGGTAAAGAGCAGCAATTCACTCTCACATGTACTTGTCCCTGGCACTCTCCTGACCTGGACTTTAGGGCTCTCAGCTCTTCTCAGCCCTTTGTGTGCAGGGATTTCTCCTCTCTGCTGA